In the Aythya fuligula isolate bAytFul2 chromosome 8, bAytFul2.pri, whole genome shotgun sequence genome, one interval contains:
- the LOC116491924 gene encoding dimethylaniline monooxygenase [N-oxide-forming] 2-like → MVWRVAVIGAGASGLVSIKCCLDEGLEPTCFERSEDIGGLWRFADNADGGRISVYRSVITNTSKEMSSFSDFPCPEDFPNFLPHGLLLEYFRMYARHFQLLQHIRFKTTVLSVRKRPDFATSGQWEVVTETEGVQESHVFDAVMVCTGHYQVPHLPLASFPGIETHFKGRYLHSQEYKDAEAFRGKRVLVVGIGNTGGDIAVELSHVAAKVFLSARSNTWVYSRVSDHGFPFDMVSTTRFNHFLEWLLPSAITRRIKFRRFNSWFNHEIYGLASVKSSNFHVIINEELPFCMLSGTVVLKPNVKEFTKTSAVFEDGTTEENIDVVLFATGYIFSFPFLEESVRSPLKNNRSLYKCIFPPQLERPTLAIIGLVQLTGSVMAGAEIQARWVTGIFAGAYKLPPASRMMADVLKKQPPVKRNPSEPENLKMSFINYTSDIASCAGVKPSVLWLLLTDPRLAMAVFFGPCTPYQYRLVGRGRWSGARAAILTQWQRALKPLRTRVVEDGASPCSWRWLGLLALPAMLVVGFFLSKSPRPGLLLDGVMQLSKKQSSTYDSMLSAVVI, encoded by the exons ATGGTGTGGCGAGTGGCCGTCATCGGGGCCGGTGCCAGTGGGCTGGTTTCCATCAAGTGCTGCCTGGACGAGGGGCTGGAGCCCACCTGCTTCGAGAGGAGCGAGGACATCGGGGGGCTCTGGCGCTTTGCT GACAACGCCGACGGCGGGAGGATCAGCGTGTACCGGTCAGTCATCACCAACACCTCCAAGGAGATGTCCAGCTTCAGCGACTTCCCCTGCCCCGAGGATTTCCCCAATTTCCTCCCCCATGGCCTCCTCCTGGAGTATTTCCGAATGTACGCCCGGcacttccagctcctgcagcacatcCGCTTCAAG ACAACAGTTCTCAGCGTGAGGAAGCGCCCGGATTTTGCCACCTCAGGCCAGTGGGAGGTTGTCACCGAGACTGAAGGCGTCCAGGAGTCGCACGTCTTTGATGCTGTCATGGTCTGCACAGGACACTACCAGGTGCCCCACCTGCCCTTGGCTTCTTTCCCAG GCATCGAGACCCACTTCAAAGGCCGATACCTCCACAGCCAGGAATACAAAGATGCAGAGGCTTTCCGGGGAAAGCGGGTCCTTGTGGTCGGCATTGGGAACACTGGTGGTGATATTGCTGTGGAGCTGAGCCACGTGGCTGCGAAG GTGTTTCTCAGTGCCAGGAGCAACACGTGGGTGTACAGCCGGGTGTCAGATCACGGCTTCCCCTTCGACATGGTCAGCACCACGCGCTTTAACCACTTTCTCGAGTGGCTTCTCCCGTCAGCCATCACGAGAAGGATCAAGTTTCGGAGATTCAATTCATGGTTTAACCACGAGATCTACGGCTTGGCTTCTGTTAAAag TTCCAATTTTCATGTAATTATCAATGAAGAGTTGCCATTTTGCATGCTCTCTGGGACTGTCGTGCTGAAGCCAAATGTGAAGGAGTTcaccaaaacttcagctgtttttgaAGATGGGACAACCGAAGAGAACATCGACGTGGTGCTCTTTGCCACAGGCTACATCTTCTCGTTTCCCTTCCTCGAAGAGTCAGTTCGCAGCCCCCTCAAAAACAACCGTTCCCTCTATAAATGCATCTTTCCACCCCAGCTGGAAAGGCCGACCCTGGCCATCATCGGTTTGGTGCAGCTGACCGGCTCTGTGATGGCAGGAGCAGAAATCCAGGCTCGCTGGGTGACGGGCATCTTCGCAG GTGCATACAAgctccctcctgccagcaggaTGATGGCTGATGTTTTGAAAAAGCAGCCGCCGGTCAAAAG GAATCCATCCGAGCCGGAGAACTTGAAGATGAGTTTCATTAACTACACCTCCGACATCGCTTCGTGTGCTGGCGTGAAGCCCAGCGTGCTGTGGCTGCTCCTGACCGACCCCCGGCTGGCCATGGCCGTCTTCTTCGGCCCCTGCACGCCCTACCAGTACCGCCTGGTGGGACGGGGACGGTGGAGCGGGGCCAGGGCCGCCATCCTGACGCAGTGGCAGCGGGCCTTGAAGCCCTTGAGAACCCGGGTGGTGGAGGACGgagcctccccctgctcctggcgCTGGCTGGGTCTCCTCGCCCTGCCCGCCATGCTGGTGGTGGGGTTCTTCCTCTCCAAATCTCCCCGTCCGGG